The genomic DNA AACGAGGTCGAGAAGCTCCTGGCCGCCTGATCCTGCCCGCGCGTCGCCGACGGCGCGCGCGTTGCCCTGTGACCACAGGGGCATAGGCAAGCCGCGCCCCGCGCTCCTATATGTCGGGCGTTCACGGGCGGGGCGACGATCGCGATGCAGCCGGTCACAATCTACACCACGGCTTGGTGTCCTTACTGCTCGGCGGCCAAGAGCCTGCTGAAGGAGAAGGGCGCCGCCTTCCAGGAGATCGACGTCGAGCGCGTTCAGGGCGCCCGGACCGCGATGGTCGAGCGCGCCGGCGGCCGCACCAGCGTTCCCCAGATCTTCATCGGCGCCACGCATGTCGGCGGCTGCGACGACCTCTACGCCCTGGACCGGGCCGGCAAGCTCGACCCGCTGCTCAAGGACACGGCCGATGCCTGAGTCCCG from Methylobacterium radiotolerans JCM 2831 includes the following:
- the grxC gene encoding glutaredoxin 3, producing MQPVTIYTTAWCPYCSAAKSLLKEKGAAFQEIDVERVQGARTAMVERAGGRTSVPQIFIGATHVGGCDDLYALDRAGKLDPLLKDTADA